A stretch of Eleutherodactylus coqui strain aEleCoq1 chromosome 2, aEleCoq1.hap1, whole genome shotgun sequence DNA encodes these proteins:
- the C2H5orf15 gene encoding keratinocyte-associated transmembrane protein 2 — translation MAAHKTSQRLGGSGLLLLVVAVLCGAGGRTASTTAGEESQSTSQTDSLHTIENASSNGTSSNITSLSTAPKNESGDHGSTSVVASAITTNVTPAKKVTPTPAQSVTQVAAGGGTTEVNKKVVSATSAFITKFLKLSSATEAEPTEDTFIEENMFESKEPAITPLTSEKETDGDDYIYGIDDYDGVKSKDNFARADSLTPGENDKDSVLGYGENSNDYDLKPNGDSDTDEDSHFFLHLVIIASLIAAVYIAYHNKRKIYLLTQSRRWRDCLCSKNTGYRRLDQNVNEAMPSLRNSKNYVF, via the exons ATGGCGGCTCACAAGACGTCGCAGAGACTCGGCGGCTCCGGGCTGCTGCTGCTAGTCGTGGCTGTGCTGTGCGGCGCCGGTGGGAGGACAGCGAGCACCACGGCCGGAGAGGAGA GTCAATCGACTTCACAAACTGACTCTCTGCACACAATAGAGAACGCTTCCAGTAATGGTACATCTAGTAATATCACAAGCTTGTCAACTGCACCTAAAAATGAAAGTGGAGACCATGGAAGCACGAGTGTTGTTGCTTCTGCTATTACCACCAATGTGACTCCTGCTAAAAAGGTTACACCAACGCCGGCACAAAGTGTTACACAAGTGGCAGCGGGGGGCGGCACGACAGAAGTGAACAAGAAGGTGGTCTCCGCTACTTCTGCCTTCATCACAAAGTTTCTAAAACTTAGCAGCGCTACTGAGGCCGAGCCGACTGAAGACACTTTTATAGAGGAAAACATGTTTGAGAGCAAAGAGCCGGCCATTACACCCCTGACATCTGAGAAAGAAACGGACGGCGATGACTATATATATGGAATTGATGACTATGATGGAGTTAAGAGTAAGGACAACTTTGCAAGAGCGGACTCGCTGACACCAGGTGAAAACGACAAAGATTCTGTTCTAGGCTATGGAGAAAATTCAAATGACTATGACCTTAAACCCAATGGTGATTCAGACACGGATGAAGACAGTCACTTCTTCTTGCACTTGGTTATAATAGCATCATTAATCGCTGCAGTATACATTGCCTATCATAACAAACGAAAG ATATATCTTTTGACTCAGAGCCGAAGATGGCGGGACTGTCTCTGCTCCAAGAATACAGGTTACCGCCGGCTGGATCAGAATGTGAACGAAGCAATGCCTTCCCTAAGGAACTCAAAAAATTATGTATTTTGA